The window tgaagcacATTGCTTAAATTATAGAAAGTCATCATGTGCCGTTTATTGAAAAGTTAAGggaattttagtaaaaaaatttgtgagacaacttaaataaataaagtacattGCTTAAATGATACAAAGTCATCATTTGCCGTTGATTGAATAGTCAAGagaattttactttatttattaaggtaaattccacaaaaagaaaaaaaagaaaaaactactaaaaaaaaataagtgtaatAATGTTACctaaatttttttaagtaaatagcatgttttaatttttacagtgtaatggCTTTTATCATATGGAATGAAAAACAGAGTATCCGCCATGTCATGGTGATTTCCCTAAGGTAGAGAGGCCATATATTCCTGAAATATGAACTTCATAGTGTTTTTGATGACTTTTAGTGAACATTTTTGAGTTAAAAGTTAATGTTGTTTCTCCTTTTTCCAGTTATGGCATACTGTGACGCACCAGATATGCATGAACATCTTCAGTGTTCTGtctgtctggatgtgttcaatGATCCGGTCACTACTCCATGTGGACACAACTTCTGTAAGACCTGCCTGACGGCATGCTGGGTACAGAGTCAGGATTACAGATGTCCATACTGTAAAGGAACTTTCATCCAGAGTCCTGATCTGAAGTTCAATGTTACGCTTAAAGCGATTGTGCAACTGTTTGAGAAAAACCCAGAaggtatatatgtatataattatattatgcCGTATTTGAGCTATAGAGATATATTTGAACTTAGCATGAAACAGTAACTGGGTAAACTAGTGTTGTCGTTTCACATTCAAATATGAATTTTTCTTGTCTTTAGGCCTGTCTACTGCTGGTGAGCCATTGTCAGAAGAGCTGCAGTGCTCTATTTGTCTGGATGTGGTTGACAATCCTGTCACAACTCCATGTGGACACAGCTTCTGTGACACTTGCCTGAAAAAGTGCTGGGATAACAATCAGAACTGCACCTGTCCAGtttgtaaagaaacattcaaCAAAAGGCCTCATCTAAAGTGTAACACGGGTCTTAAAGCGATTGTAAAACTCTTTGAAAAAAACTCAGGTGTGTACATTTGCAATGCATTCTATAATATGACTTTTAGCAAATATGTGATGCTAGTTTGATGATTAAGGCCCCCCTATAGCGGCAttaaaaattatgaatataaGGGCGGAAAAgacacgaaatgtgaatcgtGCCGCTTGTTAAGCCGGATGTCACGGATCACCATATATGGAAAGTCACATAGGCCTATTGTTTCCGGGACCTACAGATCTATTAGATGCCaaaggaaaacaacaaaaatgctaatataGACTCATGACATGATGTAAAACTGCCAAAAACCTCCGATCCCATCATTTTTCTCTATAATGAACACATGGCCACACTGCGATCAttaattttttgacaattacTACGATATTAATGTCAGTGATTCCGTGAGCCTGGAGACTGTTGTATACCCTTGTGAGTTTATAAGCGTTTCGCTTACATGCGTGATATGAATAAACAGTGCTTATAAATGGCTGTTTAAAAATATCCTCCATTAAAATGACTGGAGGCTTGGTCCCAGACACAATATTCCTTATGTCACAACTTAACAACCAAATAGACAAAGGTTGGATTTAACCTGTGTGTTTCTTTCAGAAGGAAATTTTGTTATGATtgttttgtggtgtttttttaaggCTACAAGAGGGAAAAAGTAATGACGGAATACTCACCACCACAAGAAAGGGAAGACCAAGAAGAGACACTGGTGAAACCTTCTGGTAAGTCAGTAACATAGAGATAAAACTTTGTCTTTTTCATGCATTCACAGGTACCATTATCGACAGTTTGCATTGCAGTCAGCATTGACTTAAAAcgacatttaaaatatatatttgatacaattttaataaaaaaatgtgttcatgtaTTATTTAGGTTTtttcaaagtattttatttttctccagTCATGGCGTCCTCTACTGATATCCTGTTTAAAGACCTTCAGTGCTCTGTTGACCCAGATCTGTTCAATAATCCACTTATTGCATGTGCTTGTGGGCACAACTTTAAGACCTGTCTGTTGGAAATCAGTCAGGATTGCGATTGTCCttactgtaaagaaaacatcaGTGAGATCGTTGATCTTAGGGAGATGGTGCAGTTTTGGCCTCATTCTGAAATCTGTAGGTGTCAGAGCTCTGAGGCTAAACCTGGACTTTATGAGAAAGTCCTAAATATAAAGCAAGTCATAATGATTGAACTTTCAGAGAATATAAATCGCAATATATGCAAAAAACATGAGGCTATCCTGGAGCTGTTCTGTAGAGGAAGAGCTGACAATGAGAAACATAAGAGAAACCTGGAGCTGTTCTCTAAAGATTTCCAGACATGTGTGTATCTGTTCTGCACTGAGGGAGATCACAGAGCTCATAACACTCTTCCTGTTGAAAGTGCAGAGATTATGGtaagaatgttatttttgaaACCGAACAATATAGTAAGCAACCATAAAGcatatgaaagaaaataaagcatcTCTATTTCTCGCATCACAGACCCACACACATGTGCAGCACATCATCCAGgtgaagaaaataaaagaaatcaaaCACTCAGTTGAACCGAGCAAAGTAAGTCTAACAGCTTTGGACAAACTTATGTAAACTATCTTCACTGATCAAAATCACACTGTTGAGAGATGTCAGGGTTTgagattttgtacatttaatgtgTTAAAGCAGCACTGACTTGTAATTAACAAAAACAGAACGGATTAAATTCTCAGATCGTTTTTTTACGAGTTAAGATGATCCGGTAATGTACGTTATTGTAGTTGAAgcatccatttcaaaatgttttactttactGTCATGTTAATGGTGTTACAATGGTATTCCATTAATCTCGACCTGAATGTGATATCAAGATCTGTGATAGAATTTTTTGATGCTTTTCAGTTTTCaccataataaaaataatcttggTCATGTCATTTGTCAGTGGTTCTACTGATTTCTACTTTTTATAAAGGGAGTGGAGCAAAAAATGTCTGAATGTTTACCAGGACCGCCAACAACAGGAAGAAAGCGTAGAAGAGAAAGTATTGATATACCTCCATGTACGTTTTTGTTGTCAATCAAGCATTTATCCAAAGATAAAAACTTTGCATTATTGTTTAGTTGTAtaaccaccaagacatttaattattaacaaatatgaatatattatttcatatcATGTGGTTTGTAAACAGATACATTCATATTATCATAACATACAAAATATCACATTGCAAGATTAATGGGTTATATCAAAAAGCATGAAAATACTGATCTGTTGATTATTAACTTGAAGCTTTTGATGACTTAATGAAAGTTTTtggtgttaaaaatgttttttcacctttttctagTTATGGCTTCCTGTGAGGCACCAGTGCATGAACATCTTCagttttctgtctgtctgaatgtGTTTAATGATCCGGTCACTAATCCATATGGACACAACCTCTGTAAGACCTGCCTGACTGTATGCTGGGAACACAGCCAGGAGTACAGATGTCCATCTTTCCTCCCGAGACCTGATCTGAAGTTCAATGTTGTACTTAAAGAGATTGTACAACTCTTCAAGAAAAACCAAGAAGGTAAATAggaagagttcagatgcaacACCCActaatgaaagtaaatgaacaTTGACCTGGCAGAGTGTGGTATATAGCGGGTTTGGAAGCAAAATTATTTGCGTAACGTATATTATATGTGTGAAGAACATTCACTCAACACTGTAATCTCATGTTTGAAGGAGGTGGCTTTTTGTGCGCGTGTGAATGTTTTTGTGATAACGCTGTGAAGAAAGTGATCTGTCTATCTGTTTGTCAGAACTTTATTTGAACCGTGcataaaacagtaatttttttttgtccatagGCCTGCCTGATGCTGGTAAGCTGATACTAATTGATTTGATATCCGTATATTCCCTATAGAATAATTAAAATCACCTGACATTATTACTGTTTATCTTCCAGAAAGCACTCCCCGAGCACTGGGTGAACCACACAGTTAAATTACTTCCACTATATCTTTCATTATCTTGGATCTATACTGAACTGTCCTCTGtagtcaaattattttttttgcttgcCCACAAAACCAAATAATcatgtaataatatttaatcatcCTTTTAACCATAGACCTATAACCACCTTAGATTATTTAGAGtaaattgtgtttaaagactttactttattaaaactacCTATATCTAACAGGAAGATGAGGTGAcaatttttatgtatattttagaTCTATAGTTTAGTTTAATATAGTAAATATCTATTAAGTGTGTAATACTGCTAATCTCCATACCATGTAGACTACTCATATCATAATGCTTTTAAGtgaattgtgtcatttttaacatttaaaaataatattgttaatattttcatattccTAAACATTGTAtcaaaaaaaatagttttgtggCTCTATGgcagttttaaaataacatgcagCAAATTTTTAGATACTTAAATGAAGAgcaaatgagaaacattttattttttgtgaatgcCTATAAGTGTGATTCTGTCATAAATGGAAAtcgttttgttaaaattattccTGGATCAAacaataaatctaaataaaaatccAGGTCCAGGTATTGCATTAATCTAGAATATTAGGCATATCAAAACTGTTATTGGTCAAAAATACATACAGTGGACTAAATGCAATATGACAGATTATTGCAACAGGTAATTTTGTGTAAGCATCATCACTCAAAAATTCATTTCAGGAATACAATTGGCAGATAAATTAGTTTTGAGATTGTTTCTCGTGTAACTGCTTGAAGCAGAGCCTCTccgtaaatgtaaaattgttttgGGTGAAATAGAGGAAAAGAGATAAAGGAAGATTTTAGTTCTATGTAATGGAAAGGTATCAGCCTGAACCTAATACTTAACCTTTAATGTATGCACAAGTATTTTGTTGAGTAAGTAAACTCTAGGTAAATGGGTTAATAATGagtatgttttataatgttggTACAAATATGATCATTCCAACACGATTTCTCTGATGGGTAGAACAGATTTATCACTGACTGCTTTTATAGTGTGTTTTCAATATAACGTGATTTGTTCGGTTGTGATTTGTGAGAAGCTATGGCTCAACTGCATAAGACTCCAAATGAGACCGTAAGAAACTGGTATTTTACAGGTAAAAATATATTGCTACagctgtaaatgtgttttatagccctcaagcaaaaaaacaatgctAGATCTCTAAAGTTCTAAAGGGGGTGCAGCCGCATGCAGGTATGGAGTGTGAACATTATCACGGTCCTTGTATAATTGCGTGCAATATTCTAATTATGAATATGCAAATTCAGACTAGAACTTGATGTGGCAGCTGAATAtacattcaattttattttcttcttttgtcGAACTTACTTTTTATACAACACATTCTACAATGTAAATACACTCAAATTCACAAACATGACAAAGTGATCCAAATGCAGCAGCAATGATACAACCCAACCACAAAACATGtcaaagtgtttgtgtttttgtattgtggCAGCAATTCTGATGCATTATGTGGTTACTATCTGAAGCCTGCAGGGAGCCTGAACAGCAGCATGTACTCTGGCTGATGAACATTTCCAGTAGATAAACATTGCAGCAGGCACTAGAGTAAATGCAACGCTGAGGCACAAAACTGGCATGAGGATTTCTGCTGTAACCACTGCCACGGTGGACAGAGAggtgaggtcaaaggtcaatcTGCCGTGAGAAATGGCTTCTTTCTTGTCATGATCTCTAAATTAGACACAATGTATAATCCTTATTGATATGGAGGCAATTTACATAAAAtcttacactttttttaaacgtaAACCATTCCTATTTATATAGCCGCTGACATCTTgtgattattatatatatactgtatagtttAGAACAACAAAAATTGTACAATGAACACTAACCTCTCTTTGCATGTGCCAAATGATTTTTGTCTGAAGGTGGGAGGAGCTAAATCAGAATATTGACATAATCTCTTGTTTGGGCAGAAAATTAAACCCTGATAGCCGGGTACCTGtagagaaatacatttaagagTAAATGCAGAACGGCCAAGAAAGTCATTCTGATCAGTAAATATTAGTACTTGTGAGAAACTGACAAACTTCTGACATACCTTGATGCTCTTTCCTGCTGGACAGtccaaccaatcagaatccatCACCTGAACTTGATACCTGTTTATTCCATCGCACCTATGTCTGTAACAATAACCCGCTACTGGCAGACCAGGGAATGAATGActctataaaacataaataatagtAGTTACTACCATAGTCCCAATACCTACTtgacacaaacaaaatatattatgtacGTAAATAATGTGCAGCACCTTTCTGGTGAGATTGGATATAAAACATCGGCTGTCAGATCCAAAGATCTCACCGCTGCACTTATCCAATCCACTGCTACTCCCATTCTCCTCTATCCAACATTCACTCTAATAAAGAACAATAACATACTAATCATGAGAGATACATCAAAATACAAAAGCAGTGAAAGATAAAGAAGAACTCCAAACAAATCCAAAGACTCACAGCATTCGCCAGGGGTTTAAAAACATAGCAACCATCCAAATATTGATCAGTGAGACACTCCCCCTTGTGGAGGTGAAGATAATGACATCCCAATTCGCTAAAGAAAACACGCCACATtatgtttgaataaaacaatgtgtGACATATTAGTACaatttcttttcaaataaatgtcttgctttaaagttacatttagagaaaaaaaatcattacctGCCTGTGCAAAAAAAGGTTGAGGAATTGTGACAGGAAGAGATGGAACCAAACTGACGACCTTCACCTGCAAAATACACCACTGCTGAGTATCATTTAAGGGATAGtccactcaaaaatgaaaattctgtcttcatttactgaCCTTCGAGTtgatctgtataaatttctttgttctgatgaacacagagagaaagatatttggaagactgcttataaccaaacagatctcatcccccattgactaccatagtagaaatgactaccatcatttttttttgttctgttgaacacaaaataagtcaTTTCGAAGATTGTAGGACaccaaacaattctggggcacttttgactaccattgtattttttcctactatatgtcaatgggggacgagatctgttcgcattcttgcaaatatctttcactgtgttcatcagaacaaagacatttatacagatttggaacaactcgaagttACTATCCTATTAAATTGAGAGGCTTGACTCCAACCTTAACAAATCTTTGGAAATCGTACCCTCTCCCCACACCAGACTTTGAGCTCTGCTGAGGTTGACTGAATACCAGCCTGTATCCTGAAGAGCAGCGAGGGTGACCGGATCAATCCGAACCAGAGATGGCTCCGCCAATGAAGCTGTCATTATGGAGCCCTGCAGCATACGGGCCTCCCAGTGTGATGAGACACCACCAGAACCAGCATCCTGAAATCAAGAAAGAGTTAAAAAGAGACAGGGGGCTCTGGATTTTAATATCTTGTACATGATTTGTGAATTTCCGTGCGGGTTTTTGGAGAGATGCTTGTCTTCTTGAGGTACCTTGTTCTCTAATAGAGCTCCAAGGTCAGTCTGTGTAGCATTGAGGTGTTTCTGCATTGTGCTGATCACAGTGGGTGAATAAAGTCTAACTTGCCCCGTCTCATCTGTGCTGGTCACATGGCCATGAAACCAACAGTCTATACCAGTTTAATAACAAATCACACAGTAACGTACAATGCAAGATCAGTAATTATCCAAGACTCatccaaacaaaaacaagatggAGATCATTAAtgaaaatttaaaatgatttaagatcacattgtgtcatcaataaaaaaattcacccTTATTGCAAAAGGTAATTTCTGACACTGGTATCATAATAGGGCtacaataatatacaaaaatactcacattctttaacaataaattacaaCAACAGATTTATACTATTTCTCACACAATTATGTTTACACTACAAGACAAAAGAAAAGTAGAGTTACTGACTTTGAGAGGAGAAGGAACAATCCCTCCACCTACTGTAGAGCTCTTTACTAAAACCCAACACATGGAATAGCTCATGCAGGACGGTCTGTAACGCAACAACAATGATGAAaaagagttaaagggatagttcatctacaaataaaaaaatctgtcatcatttgttaatcctttatcattttaaatatgtatactctaaaaaatgttgggttagtTCAACCCAACATTTGGTAAAAAATGAACAAGCCCAACAGTTTTGGTTATTAATTAATTTGGGTTGTTTGAACCCAAAATGCTGGTTTGTTTTAACTTATTGttaggtcaaatataaacattttctagGGTTAATTTAACTCAATAATTGGGTTTGTCCTTTTTCTGCCCAATGCTAAATAAACCAACAGTTTATGACTCTTTAAGACTCCATCTTCTGtataacagaaaagaagatatttcaagaaatgtctcagtgaaTTTTTGTCCATATGAAAGTTGATGGAagtttcagttttgggtgaactatccatttatgTATATTCACATCTTGCTATTTCTTAATTCCTTAAAACTATAATAGTCATTCTCTGCATCTCTCTGATACACTCTCACATACTGTCACCTGCACAAAGTGACCGTGGGTGTATCTTTCCATACTGAGTTGTTCTCTACAGATGACCATGACCCCAGCTAGAGGTCGTCCCCAAGAGTCTGTTTGGCAGTAAGCGGCATAGGCCAGTACACTAGACTAAGAAAGACAAaggtggaacacaaaaagaaacaataataGCCTTCCAATCTGTGTAATTGATTATCTACTGtatgaaaagaagaaaaaagttaGGACTGTACCTCAGCTTGGCATTTATCAGTGTTGTGAGTAAACACATAAAGCAGAAAGTCTGTGTCAGGAACTCCCACCCCCTCTGGACTCAGCACTCTCGGGATTGGATGATCAG of the Triplophysa dalaica isolate WHDGS20190420 chromosome 1, ASM1584641v1, whole genome shotgun sequence genome contains:
- the zgc:153151 gene encoding TNF receptor-associated factor 5 isoform X1, with the translated sequence MVERLLAPPTTGRTHKRELMAYCDAPDMHEHLQCSVCLDVFNDPVTTPCGHNFCKTCLTACWVQSQDYRCPYCKGTFIQSPDLKFNVTLKAIVQLFEKNPEGLSTAGEPLSEELQCSICLDVVDNPVTTPCGHSFCDTCLKKCWDNNQNCTCPVCKETFNKRPHLKCNTGLKAIVKLFEKNSGYKREKVMTEYSPPQEREDQEETLVKPSVMASSTDILFKDLQCSVDPDLFNNPLIACACGHNFKTCLLEISQDCDCPYCKENISEIVDLREMVQFWPHSEICRCQSSEAKPGLYEKVLNIKQVIMIELSENINRNICKKHEAILELFCRGRADNEKHKRNLELFSKDFQTCVYLFCTEGDHRAHNTLPVESAEIMTHTHVQHIIQVKKIKEIKHSVEPSKGVEQKMSECLPGPPTTGRKRRRESIDIPPFMASCEAPVHEHLQFSVCLNVFNDPVTNPYGHNLCKTCLTVCWEHSQEYRCPSFLPRPDLKFNVVLKEIVQLFKKNQEGLPDAESTPRALGEPHS
- the LOC130417256 gene encoding ciliated left-right organizer metallopeptidase, giving the protein MIHLEDINVSSSCPTIEERKGGGTSLRCTRRISGRKKSVNDGQEDDAVLMMAFLHCVCIGILLLPWFPSWGKCIFDNVQTSIKVVSSPKQHNLAHRSSSETTLSNQRPQRSKRADRNKESLDLQPIRIKTWIPKENPVLSDYESERLMAAVHEAVSKVSSLLSVRRVPDRLLLNRDMNKYCKFIWRNSSTLNFMKCGRANENYISESCLDVTIPDEHLNGCFVYPHPDHPIPRVLSPEGVGVPDTDFLLYVFTHNTDKCQAESSVLAYAAYCQTDSWGRPLAGVMVICREQLSMERYTHGHFVQTVLHELFHVLGFSKELYSRWRDCSFSSQNCWFHGHVTSTDETGQVRLYSPTVISTMQKHLNATQTDLGALLENKDAGSGGVSSHWEARMLQGSIMTASLAEPSLVRIDPVTLAALQDTGWYSVNLSRAQSLVWGEGEGRQFGSISSCHNSSTFFCTGSELGCHYLHLHKGECLTDQYLDGCYVFKPLANASECWIEENGSSSGLDKCSGEIFGSDSRCFISNLTRKSHSFPGLPVAGYCYRHRCDGINRYQVQVMDSDWLDCPAGKSIKVPGYQGLIFCPNKRLCQYSDLAPPTFRQKSFGTCKERDHDKKEAISHGRLTFDLTSLSTVAVVTAEILMPVLCLSVAFTLVPAAMFIYWKCSSARVHAAVQAPCRLQIVTT
- the zgc:153151 gene encoding TNF receptor-associated factor 5 isoform X2 is translated as MAYCDAPDMHEHLQCSVCLDVFNDPVTTPCGHNFCKTCLTACWVQSQDYRCPYCKGTFIQSPDLKFNVTLKAIVQLFEKNPEGLSTAGEPLSEELQCSICLDVVDNPVTTPCGHSFCDTCLKKCWDNNQNCTCPVCKETFNKRPHLKCNTGLKAIVKLFEKNSGYKREKVMTEYSPPQEREDQEETLVKPSVMASSTDILFKDLQCSVDPDLFNNPLIACACGHNFKTCLLEISQDCDCPYCKENISEIVDLREMVQFWPHSEICRCQSSEAKPGLYEKVLNIKQVIMIELSENINRNICKKHEAILELFCRGRADNEKHKRNLELFSKDFQTCVYLFCTEGDHRAHNTLPVESAEIMTHTHVQHIIQVKKIKEIKHSVEPSKGVEQKMSECLPGPPTTGRKRRRESIDIPPFMASCEAPVHEHLQFSVCLNVFNDPVTNPYGHNLCKTCLTVCWEHSQEYRCPSFLPRPDLKFNVVLKEIVQLFKKNQEGLPDAESTPRALGEPHS